One Symphalangus syndactylus isolate Jambi chromosome 10, NHGRI_mSymSyn1-v2.1_pri, whole genome shotgun sequence genomic region harbors:
- the CXCL1 gene encoding growth-regulated alpha protein gives MARAALSAAPSNPRLLRVALLLLLLVAAGRRAAGASVATELRCQCLQTLQGIHPKNIQSVNVKSPGPHCAQTEVIATLKNGQKACLNPASPIVKKIIEKMLNSGKSN, from the exons ATGGCCCGCGCCGCGCTCTCCGCCGCCCCGAGCAATCCCCGGCTCCTGCGGGTGGCgctgctgctcctgctcctgGTGGCCGCCGGCCGGCGCGCAGCAG GAGCGTCCGTGGCCACTGAACTGCGCTGCCAGTGCTTGCAGACCCTGCAGGGAATTCACCCCAAGAACATCCAAAGTGTGAACGTGAAGTCCCCCGGACCCCACTGCGCCCAAACCGAAGTCAT AGCCACACTTAAGAATGGGCAGAAAGCTTGTCTCAACCCCGCATCCCCCATAGTTAAGAAAATCATCGAAAAGATGCTGAACAG TGGCAAATCCAACTGA